Proteins found in one Bacillus subtilis subsp. subtilis str. 168 genomic segment:
- the glpD gene encoding sn-glycerol-3-phosphate oxidase (FAD-dependent) (Evidence 1a: Function from experimental evidences in the studied strain; PubMedId: 2127799, 8825777, 9595668, 10633102, 18946204; Product type e: enzyme) produces the protein MMNHQFSSLERDRMLTDMTKKTYDLFIIGGGITGAGTALDAASRGMKVALSEMQDFAAGTSSRSTKLVHGGLRYLKQFEVKMVAEVGKERAIVYENGPHVTTPEWMLLPFHKGGTFGSFTTSIGLRVYDFLAGVKKSERRSMLSAKETLQKEPLVKKDGLKGGGYYVEYRTDDARLTIEVMKEAVKFGAEPVNYSKVKELLYEKGKAVGVLIEDVLTKKEYKVYAKKIVNATGPWVDQLREKDHSKNGKHLQHTKGIHLVFDQSVFPLKQAVYFDTPDGRMVFAIPREGKTYVGTTDTVYKEALEHPRMTTEDRDYVIKSINYMFPELNITANDIESSWAGLRPLIHEEGKDPSEISRKDEIWTSDSGLITIAGGKLTGYRKMAEHIVDLVRDRLKEEGEKDFGPCKTKNMPISGGHVGGSKNLMSFVTAKTKEGIAAGLSEKDAKQLAIRYGSNVDRVFDRVEALKDEAAKRNIPVHILAEAEYSIEEEMTATPADFFVRRTGRLFFDINWVRTYKDAVIDFMSERFQWDEQAKNKHTENLNKLLHDAVVPLEQ, from the coding sequence ATGATGAATCATCAATTTTCAAGTCTTGAAAGAGATCGCATGCTGACAGACATGACGAAAAAAACATATGACCTATTTATTATCGGAGGAGGAATTACAGGAGCCGGAACAGCTCTTGACGCGGCATCAAGGGGAATGAAGGTCGCACTAAGCGAAATGCAGGACTTTGCGGCGGGAACATCAAGCCGATCAACGAAGCTGGTACATGGCGGCTTGCGCTATTTAAAACAATTTGAAGTGAAAATGGTCGCTGAGGTAGGAAAAGAGCGGGCGATTGTGTATGAAAACGGCCCGCATGTCACTACACCGGAATGGATGCTGCTTCCGTTTCATAAAGGCGGCACATTCGGTTCATTTACAACATCTATTGGGTTAAGGGTTTATGACTTCCTTGCAGGTGTGAAAAAGTCAGAACGAAGAAGCATGCTTTCAGCAAAAGAAACGCTGCAAAAAGAGCCTTTGGTGAAAAAAGACGGCTTAAAAGGCGGCGGGTACTATGTGGAATACCGCACTGACGATGCGAGACTGACCATCGAAGTCATGAAGGAAGCGGTTAAATTCGGGGCAGAGCCTGTGAATTACTCCAAAGTGAAGGAGCTTCTTTACGAAAAAGGCAAAGCCGTCGGCGTATTAATTGAAGATGTGCTGACAAAGAAAGAATATAAAGTGTATGCGAAAAAAATTGTCAATGCTACAGGCCCTTGGGTCGATCAGCTCAGAGAAAAAGACCATTCGAAAAACGGAAAGCATTTGCAGCATACAAAAGGCATTCACCTTGTATTTGACCAGTCTGTCTTTCCGCTGAAACAGGCTGTATATTTCGATACACCTGATGGCCGGATGGTATTTGCGATTCCTCGTGAAGGCAAAACATACGTGGGAACAACAGACACTGTTTACAAAGAGGCGCTGGAGCATCCGCGGATGACAACGGAGGATCGTGATTATGTCATCAAATCAATCAATTACATGTTCCCGGAACTGAATATCACTGCGAATGACATCGAATCCAGCTGGGCGGGGCTGCGTCCGCTGATTCATGAAGAAGGCAAAGATCCTTCTGAAATTTCACGGAAAGACGAGATTTGGACATCTGACTCAGGCCTGATCACCATTGCCGGCGGAAAACTGACTGGATACAGAAAAATGGCGGAGCACATCGTTGATCTTGTCCGTGATCGCTTAAAAGAAGAGGGCGAAAAGGATTTTGGACCATGTAAAACGAAAAACATGCCAATCTCTGGCGGGCACGTCGGCGGTTCGAAAAATCTTATGTCCTTCGTTACCGCGAAAACAAAAGAAGGAATTGCAGCCGGTTTATCAGAAAAAGACGCAAAACAGCTTGCGATCAGATACGGCTCTAACGTAGATCGCGTCTTTGACCGGGTAGAAGCGCTGAAAGATGAGGCCGCGAAACGCAACATTCCGGTTCATATTCTTGCTGAGGCAGAATACAGTATAGAAGAAGAGATGACTGCAACCCCTGCTGACTTCTTTGTCCGCAGAACGGGACGTTTATTTTTTGATATCAATTGGGTAAGAACATATAAAGATGCCGTTATTGATTTTATGAGCGAGCGATTCCAATGGGATGAGCAGGCGAAAAACAAACATACAGAAAACCTCAACAAGCTTTTACACGATGCGGTCGTACCGCTTGAGCAATAA
- the pgcA gene encoding alpha-phosphoglucomutase (Evidence 1a: Function from experimental evidences in the studied strain; PubMedId: 15640167, 17662947, 24097947, 26735940, 27684739; Product type e: enzyme), producing the protein MTWRKSYERWKQTEHLDLELKERLIELEGDEQALEDCFYKDLEFGTGGMRGEIGAGTNRMNIYTVRKASAGFAAYISKQGEEAKKRGVVIAYDSRHKSPEFAMEAAKTLATQGIQTYVFDELRPTPELSFAVRQLNAYGGIVVTASHNPPEYNGYKVYGDDGGQLPPKEADIVIEQVNAIENELTITVDEENKLKEKGLIKIIGEDIDKVYTEKLTSISVHPELSEEVDVKVVFTPLHGTANKPVRRGLEALGYKNVTVVKEQELPDSNFSTVTSPNPEEHAAFEYAIKLGEEQNADILIATDPDADRLGIAVKNDQGKYTVLTGNQTGALLLHYLLSEKKKQGILPDNGVVLKTIVTSEIGRAVASSFGLDTIDTLTGFKFIGEKIKEYEASGQYTFQFGYEESYGYLIGDFARDKDAIQAALLAVEVCAFYKKQGMSLYEALINLFNEYGFYREGLKSLTLKGKQGAEQIEAILASFRQNPPQKMAGKQVVTAEDYAVSKRTLLTESKEEAIDLPKSNVLKYFLEDGSWFCLRPSGTEPKVKFYFAVKGSSLEDSEKRLAVLSEDVMKTVDEIVESTAK; encoded by the coding sequence ATGACTTGGAGAAAGAGCTATGAACGCTGGAAACAGACAGAACATTTAGATCTGGAATTAAAAGAGCGCCTTATTGAATTAGAGGGAGATGAACAGGCCCTTGAGGACTGTTTCTATAAAGACCTTGAATTCGGTACCGGCGGAATGCGCGGGGAAATCGGCGCCGGGACAAATCGGATGAATATTTACACTGTGCGCAAAGCATCGGCCGGGTTTGCGGCATACATCTCGAAGCAAGGTGAGGAAGCGAAAAAACGGGGCGTTGTCATTGCTTATGATTCCCGCCATAAGTCTCCGGAGTTCGCGATGGAAGCGGCAAAAACACTTGCGACACAAGGCATCCAAACATACGTGTTTGATGAGCTTCGCCCGACGCCAGAGCTGTCATTCGCTGTTAGACAGCTGAACGCTTATGGTGGAATTGTGGTAACGGCAAGCCATAACCCGCCTGAATATAACGGCTACAAAGTATACGGGGATGATGGCGGCCAGCTGCCTCCAAAGGAAGCGGACATCGTCATTGAGCAGGTAAACGCGATTGAAAATGAGCTGACGATCACAGTGGACGAAGAAAATAAGTTAAAAGAAAAAGGCTTAATCAAAATCATCGGTGAAGATATTGATAAAGTTTATACAGAAAAACTGACGTCCATTTCTGTACATCCTGAATTATCGGAAGAAGTAGATGTAAAGGTTGTTTTCACACCGCTGCATGGAACTGCAAATAAACCGGTCAGACGCGGTCTTGAAGCACTCGGCTACAAAAATGTAACGGTTGTCAAAGAACAGGAACTGCCGGATTCAAACTTCTCCACTGTTACATCGCCGAACCCGGAAGAGCATGCGGCATTCGAATATGCCATTAAGCTTGGGGAGGAGCAGAATGCAGATATTCTCATCGCGACAGATCCTGATGCTGACCGCCTCGGCATCGCGGTGAAAAACGATCAAGGCAAATATACAGTGCTGACAGGAAACCAAACCGGAGCGTTGCTGCTTCATTACCTGCTTTCTGAAAAGAAAAAACAAGGCATCCTGCCTGATAACGGTGTTGTTCTCAAAACGATCGTCACAAGCGAAATCGGCCGTGCTGTAGCTTCTTCATTCGGCCTTGATACGATTGATACGCTGACAGGCTTTAAGTTTATCGGTGAAAAGATTAAGGAATACGAAGCATCAGGCCAGTATACCTTCCAATTCGGTTATGAAGAGAGCTACGGTTATTTAATCGGGGATTTTGCCCGCGATAAGGACGCCATTCAGGCTGCGCTTTTGGCAGTTGAAGTTTGCGCGTTCTATAAAAAACAGGGAATGTCATTGTATGAGGCGCTCATCAATCTCTTTAACGAATATGGTTTTTATCGTGAAGGGCTGAAATCCCTGACGCTGAAAGGCAAACAAGGAGCAGAGCAAATTGAAGCGATTCTTGCTTCCTTCAGACAAAATCCGCCGCAGAAAATGGCGGGCAAACAGGTTGTCACAGCAGAAGATTACGCTGTAAGCAAACGGACGCTTCTGACTGAAAGCAAAGAAGAAGCCATCGACTTGCCAAAATCAAATGTATTGAAATACTTCCTGGAAGACGGGTCTTGGTTCTGTCTCCGTCCTTCTGGAACTGAGCCGAAGGTTAAATTTTATTTCGCCGTAAAAGGGTCATCTTTGGAAGACAGTGAAAAGCGACTTGCCGTCCTTTCTGAAGATGTAATGAAGACGGTGGATGAAATTGTTGAGTCAACAGCAAAATAA